Part of the Syntrophorhabdaceae bacterium genome, CAAACGCGTCGTTTGGAGCCGACGATTGCCGCCTGAAAGGTGGTACGCCAAACAGCGACGAGAAAATCAATAGTTCAAAAAAGCCCTTGGCCATAAAAATTCATAAAGAACCGAAAATTCTTATTGCCTGTTTGGTTGTGTTTTGGTAGTATAGCGTTATTGGGGATGTTTCAATCTCGTTAATTTGGCAAACTTTACAGGCAAGCACCCACGGTATAGCTCTCTCAGCATCCCCCCAAAACGGGCTATACCTGCTTGCCTTTTTTCTTGACTTCTTACCGTGGCTTTATATAATCACTTATAGAGGGGGAAGCTTCTGTTATTTCTGCAATTACAAGAAGATAGCTGCGCTTAGTGCGCATAAACATATAAGGAGGACATATGTTCAGTAAAGCCAAATATATTCCGCTAATATTCGTTTTACTTGTTTTCAGTGCGGCGTTCGTCTTCGCCGGGCCGCTTGAAGACTGCAAAGAGTATGCAAAGCTCGGCGTGCCGGGCTATGATGGCAAATTCCTTTGCAGGACTGGGCACCTGTTATCTCATAGCCCAGAATACAAGACACCATTTTGGGTTATAGAACATCTCACTGCCGAGAAAGCAAGCGCTAAGGAATTTGAAAGAGATAAGTTTAGGCCAGATCCTGATCTGCAAAAAGGAGAGCGGGCAGAGCTTGCAGACTATAAAGGCAGTGGCTATGACAGGGGACATATGGCTCCGGCGGCTGATATGAAGTGGGACCAGCAGGCAATGATAGAGTGCTTCTACCTCTCAAACATGGTTCCCCAGAATCCTCCCATGAACCAGATTATCTGGAGAATCCTCGAAGAAAACGTTCGTAATTGGGCGATTGACAGGGGCGAACTCTACATCTTCACCGGCCCCATTTATGAAGGCAGAACAAAAAAGACAATCGGAAAAAACAAGGTGGCAGTGCCAACCCATCTTTACAAGATCATCTATGACCCGAAGAAAAATGAGGCAATCGCCTTCATCATGCCCAACGTAAAGCTGAACACCGAAGATATGCCAACATACATAGTGACCATCAGGGAGATTGAGGAAAAGACAGGGCTTGATTTTCTCTCAGAGCTTGAAAAAGGTCTCCAGGATACCATAGAAACCGCTAAGGCAAAGGATCTTTGGCAATAAATATTAGTAAAGGAGGGTCTTATGGGAACAATAGATATCGCAAGCATAGTTGCGTTGCTTGGCGCTATGAGTTTATCAGTCGAAAGGGTTGTCGAAATTGTCAAAAGTATGGTTCCTTTTCTCGCACAAGCACAGCAAGATGCCGGTAAGGAAAGATGGCGGAGATTTTCCTT contains:
- a CDS encoding DNA/RNA non-specific endonuclease, whose translation is MFSKAKYIPLIFVLLVFSAAFVFAGPLEDCKEYAKLGVPGYDGKFLCRTGHLLSHSPEYKTPFWVIEHLTAEKASAKEFERDKFRPDPDLQKGERAELADYKGSGYDRGHMAPAADMKWDQQAMIECFYLSNMVPQNPPMNQIIWRILEENVRNWAIDRGELYIFTGPIYEGRTKKTIGKNKVAVPTHLYKIIYDPKKNEAIAFIMPNVKLNTEDMPTYIVTIREIEEKTGLDFLSELEKGLQDTIETAKAKDLWQ